In Gossypium hirsutum isolate 1008001.06 chromosome D06, Gossypium_hirsutum_v2.1, whole genome shotgun sequence, one genomic interval encodes:
- the LOC107902054 gene encoding berberine bridge enzyme-like 13 yields MAFSSTMILPLLLVLLSAFSATSKSVQENFMQCLDANSEHPIPISAFCSQTNSSFTSVLNSTAQNLRYLMPLVPKPEFIFIPVYESHAKSAVICAKRLAIHLRFRSGGHDYEGLSYASEIETPFILIDLIQLRSINVDIDDNSAWVQAGATVGEVYYRISEKSKTHGFPAGLCSSLGIGGHITGGAYGSMMRKYGLGADNVLDARIVDVNGEILDRAAMGEDLFWAIRGGGGASFGVILAWKIKLVAVPETVTVFTVPKTLEQGATKILYRWQQVADKLDDDLFIRVVIQVTKTSQTGKRTVTTAYNALYLGDAERLLQVMDQSFPELGLARKDCIETSWIKSVLYIAGFPSETPPEVLLEGKSLFKNYFKAKSDFVQQPILETALEKLWEILLEEESPLMIWNPYGGMMANISDSAIPFPHRKGNLFKIQYVTSWYEGSKDATRKHMDWIKGLYDYMSAYVPTSPRGAYVNYRDLDLGMNHNNASYTEASVWGAMYFKGNFRRLVKIKSKVDPGNFFRHEQSIPVVLE; encoded by the coding sequence ATGGCATTTTCTAGCACTATGATTCTTCCACTACTTCTAGTCCTGCTTTCAGCTTTCTCGGCAACTTCAAAGTCGGTTCAAGAAAACTTCATGCAATGCCTTGATGCCAATTCTGAGCATCCCATTCCCATCTCTGCTTTTTGCTCCCAAACCAACTCTTCATTTACTTCTGTCCTCAACTCCACTGCACAAAACCTCAGGTACTTGATGCCGTTAGTGCCAAAGCCCGAATTTATCTTCATACCTGTCTATGAGTCTCATGCCAAATCTGCTGTTATTTGTGCAAAAAGGCTTGCAATTCACCTAAGATTCCGCAGCGGAGGACATGACTATGAGGGCCTCTCATATGCATCTGAAATAGAGACACCTTTCATTTTGATAGATCTTATCCAGCTTCGGTCCATTAATGTCGATATCGATGACAATAGTGCTTGGGTGCAAGCTGGTGCCACGGTGGGGGAAGTTTATTATAGAATCTCTGAGAAAAGCAAGACTCATGGCTTCCCTGCCGGTCTTTGCTCAAGCCTAGGCATTGGTGGACATATAACAGGAGGTGCATATGGTTCCATGATGAGAAAGTACGGTCTTGGTGCGGACAATGTCCTTGATGCTCGAATTGTTGATGTTAATGGCGAAATCCTCGACAGAGCAGCCATGGGCGAAGATCTGTTTTGGGCAATCagaggaggtggaggagcaaGCTTCGGTGTCATCCTCGCATGGAAGATAAAGCTGGTTGCTGTTCCAGAAACAGTAACTGTTTTCACAGTTCCGAAGACCTTGGAACAAGGTGCCACAAAGATCCTGTATAGATGGCAGCAAGTTGCAGATAAGCTGGATGATGATCTTTTCATCAGAGTCGTCATTCAAGTGACAAAAACAAGCCAAACAGGCAAGAGAACAGTGACAACAGCCTACAATGCCCTGTACCTAGGAGATGCTGAGAGGCTCCTCCAAGTAATGGACCAAAGCTTTCCGGAGTTGGGTTTGGCGCGAAAAGACTGTATCGAAACAAGCTGGATAAAATCTGTGCTCTACATAGCTGGGTTCCCAAGTGAAACACCTCCAGAAGTACTGCTAGAAGGAAAGTCTTTATTCAAGAATTATTTCAAAGCCAAATCTGATTTTGTGCAACAACCTATCCTTGAAACCGCTCTTGAGAAGCTGTGGGAAATTTTGTTGGAAGAAGAGTCTCCGTTGATGATATGGAACCCTTACGGAGGAATGATGGCAAACATTTCGGATTCTGCAATTCCTTTCCCTCACAGAAAAGGTAACTTATTCAAAATCCAGTACGTGACCTCATGGTACGAGGGAAGCAAGGACGCCACCCGAAAGCACATGGATTGGATTAAGGGGCTGTATGATTACATGAGTGCTTATGTTCCCACATCTCCCAGGGGGGCATATGTCAATTACAGAGAccttgatttgggaatgaaccACAACAACGCTAGCTACACCGAGGCTAGTGTTTGGGGCGCCATGTATTTCAAGGGCAATTTCCGAAGATTggtaaaaataaaaagcaaagttGATCCCGGCAATTTTTTCAGGCATGAGCAGAGCATTCCAGTTGTCCTGGAATAG